A window from Diachasmimorpha longicaudata isolate KC_UGA_2023 chromosome 5, iyDiaLong2, whole genome shotgun sequence encodes these proteins:
- the LOC135163127 gene encoding tribbles homolog 2-like codes for MRLANHQHPLHLQVTRGHNGKFLVYHNGQNQDVIQGHCDETTTATTTVTPVVFPSCEAIPTDNAGPTLLGDRFLLVGPAEGSALYRCVDVQTGQQLVAKALISSDRGGEALLKAHLRLEGTGAASGVAGVIDAPGGKRYLLLEGHHGDLHAYVRARRRLREPEARRLFRQAAKAVAKCHENGVVLRDLKLRKFVFADEARTRLRLESLEDAVLVDEDDDKLTDRRGCPAYVAPEVLRSGRAYSGKAADIWSLGVLLYTMLVGRYPFNDAEHASLFAKISRGQFAVPDGLSARAKCLIRVLLRRDPSERPEIEDIRRHPWITKPLVNTSHMGGRSNNHDQQVPDPQRPSILKTEFP; via the exons ATGAGATTAGCCAATCATCAGCATCCGTTGCATCTTCAAGTGACACGTGGCCATAATGGCAAATTTCTGGTCTACCACAATGGCCAAAATCAGGATGTCATACAGGGGCATTGTGATGAAACAACTACAGCAACAACAACGGTAACACCTGTTGTATTTCCAAGCTGTGAGGCAATACCAACTGACAATGCTGGTCCTACTTTACTTGGGGATAGATTTTTACTCGTTGGACCGGCTGAGGGCAGTGCACTCTATCGATGTGTTGATGTTCAAACTGGACAACAATTAGTGGCTAAG GCACTTATATCGAGTGATAGAGGTGGTGAGGCATTGTTGAAGGCCCATTTGAGGCTCGAGGGGACTGGGGCAGCCAGTGGAGTAGCTGGGGTCATTGATGCACCAGGGGGGAAGAGATATCTTCTCCTTGAAGGACATCACGGTGATCTTCATGCTTATGTGAGGGCACGAAGGAGACTCAGGGAGCCTGAGGCAAGGCGGCTCTTTCGTCAGGCCGCTAAAGCTGTTGCCAAGTGCCACGAGAATGGCGTTGTTCTCAGGGATCTCAAACTGAGGAAATTTGTATTTGCTGATGAAGCAAG GACTCGTTTACGGTTGGAGAGTCTCGAGGACGCTGTGCTAGTCGATGAGGACGACGATAAATTGACTGATCGTCGTGGATGTCCAGCGTACGTTGCGCCAGAGGTACTACGATCAGGGAGAGCATACTCTGGCAAAGCAGCTGACATTTGGTCTCTCGGTGTACTTCTGTATACGATGCTAGTTGGTAGATATCCATTCAATGATGCTGAGCATGCATCTCTCTTTGCCAAAATATCGAGGGGACAATTTGCTGTGCCAGATGGGCTGAGTGCACGGGCTAAGTGCCTCATTCGTGTTTTATTAAGGAGAGATCCCTCTGAGCGTCCTGAGATCGAAGACATTCGCCGGCATCCCTGGATTACTAAACCACTGGTTAATACATCACACATGGGGGGAAGATCTAATAATCATGATCAACAAGTTCCCGATCCACAACGACCAAGCATTCTCAAGACTGAATTTCCGTGA
- the LOC135163126 gene encoding L-threonine 3-dehydrogenase, mitochondrial — protein MIGRLSLRVKPKFVSSFVKNFSSSEVVNKNQYGGSKPPRILITGGLGQLGTECAKLMRRNYGEENVILSDIIKPSDESLANGPFIFADILDFKGLQKIVVNHRIDWLIHFSALLSAVGEQNVPLAIRVNIEGMHNVMELAKQYNLRIFVPSTIGAFGPDSPRNPTPNVTVQRPRTIYGVSKVHAELLGEYYHHRFGLDFRCLRFPGVISSDPPGGGTTDYAVAVFHEGLMHKRYECYLEPQTRLPMMYIEDCLNALLQFLNTPNEQLRRRVYNVTAMSFTPEELFSELQKHIPEVKISYRPDSRQLIAESWPQVFDDSEARRDWGWEHKYDLPKLVATMVQDVSENFIPKFQRHKQINSYV, from the exons ATGATTGGACGATTGAGTTTGAGGGTAAAACCCAAGTTTGTCTCAAGTTTCGTCAAGAATTTCAGTTCTTCAGAGgtggtgaataaaaatcaatatggAGGGTCGAAGCCCCCCAGGATTCTCATCACag GTGGTCTTGGGCAATTGGGTACCGAATGTGCAAAGCTCATGCGTAGAAATTACGGAGAAGAAAATGTAATTCTGTCGGATATAATAAAACCGAGTGATGAGAGTCTGGCAAACGGTCCTTTTATTTTCGCTGACATTCTAGACTTCAAaggacttcaaaaaatcgtagTAAATCATAGGATCGATTGGTTAATCCACTTTAGTGCTCTTCTGAGTGCAGTGGGAGAACAAAATGTGCCCCTGGCCATTCGAGTTAATATTGAAG GAATGCACAACGTTATGGAGTTGGCGAAGCAGTACAATCTAAGGATTTTTGTCCCCTCGACTATTGGGGCATTCGGTCCTGACTCCCCGAGGAATCCAACTCCGAATGTTACTGTGCAGAGACCAAGGACCATTTATGGTGTTAGCAAAGTGCATGCTGAATTGCTTGGAGAATATTATCATCATAGATTTGGACTTGATTTTCGTTGCTTGAGATTCCCTGGAGTTATCAGCAGTGATCCACCGGGTGGTGGTACTACAG ATTACGCGGTTGCGGTATTTCACGAGGGTTTGATGCACAAGAGGTATGAGTGTTATCTAGAGCCACAGACGAGATTGCCTATGATGTACATCGAGGACTGTCTCAATGCCctattacaatttttaaatacacCCAATGAACAGTTGAGAAGGAGGGTTTATAACGTCACGGCGATGAGTTTCACCCCTGAAGAACTTTTTAGCGAACTTCAGAAACACATCCCCGAGGTGAAGATATCGTACAGACCAGACAGTCGACAATTGATCG CTGAATCGTGGCCCCAAGTATTCGATGACTCCGAAGCCCGTAGGGATTGGGGATGGGAGCACAAGTATGATCTACCCAAATTGGTCGCCACAATGGTCCAAGATGTTAGTGAAAATTTTATACCCAAGTTTCAGAGACATAAACAGATCAACAGCTATGTTTAA